The Clostridiaceae bacterium HFYG-1003 genome includes a window with the following:
- a CDS encoding VWA domain-containing protein — MGSEQTEVVFILDRSGSMSGLESDTIGGYNSMLKKQTEEPGTAWITTVLFDDRVELLHDRIPLAEMLPITDKEYYVRGSTALLDAIGYSIQKVSLSQKLAPSKARASRILFVITTDGYENASREYSYDKIRNLILEKKQKDGWEFLFLGANIDAVAEAAKFGIERDRAVKFTNSSRGVNLNYAVVSDVVSNYRQGNLITKDWKDSIETDEE; from the coding sequence ATGGGTAGTGAACAGACAGAAGTAGTTTTCATTCTGGATCGGAGCGGATCCATGAGCGGACTGGAAAGTGATACCATCGGCGGATACAACAGCATGCTGAAAAAACAGACGGAAGAACCGGGCACGGCCTGGATCACGACGGTTTTGTTCGATGACAGGGTGGAACTGCTCCATGATCGGATCCCCCTGGCTGAAATGCTGCCGATAACGGATAAAGAATACTATGTCCGAGGTTCCACCGCTTTGCTGGACGCCATCGGTTATTCCATCCAGAAGGTCAGTCTGAGCCAGAAACTGGCACCATCCAAGGCTCGAGCCAGCCGGATCCTGTTCGTCATTACCACGGATGGGTACGAGAATGCCAGCCGGGAGTATTCCTACGATAAGATCCGAAATCTCATTCTGGAGAAAAAGCAGAAGGACGGGTGGGAGTTCCTGTTTCTGGGCGCTAATATTGATGCGGTGGCAGAGGCTGCCAAGTTCGGCATTGAGCGGGATCGGGCCGTGAAATTCACCAACAGCTCCAGAGGTGTCAACCTGAATTACGCGGTGGTGAGTGATGTTGTCAGCAACTACCGCCAGGGAAACCTTATTACCAAAGACTGGAAGGATTCCATCGAGACGGATGAAGAATAG